From the genome of Fusarium fujikuroi IMI 58289 draft genome, chromosome FFUJ_chr06:
AGGAGTTGAACCAGTTTGGCCCAATGGGCAATGAACAATCCGCCGAATCCCCTCGCGGGCATCGGAAACTATCCAAGCCACCTCACTGCAGCCAGGCATCTGCAGCTGGTCTGCCATACACTGCTACTGCTGTGACACCCCATCGTGAGCACTTCTCCAACTCGTATCTGGTCGGATCGCTGCCGCCTGCTCCCAATAAGGCTTCTACAACGAGAAGAGTGGCGCCTGGGCTCGGTATAGCCGTCCCAGCTGGTGACGCTTCTAGTCCTATACAATCACCTACATGTAGAGACCCCATGCGCGATTTGGAATCGCGTACGCGGTCTATCCAGTCAGAGCAGCCTCCTATACTGCCAGCTTGTGTCAACAGCTCCAGGACCAGCTCTATTGCTCAGGATAGCAGCTACCGCACGCTGACGCGCGCTGATAGGTTTGTGCAACATGTCTCCATGTCGATAAATAGAGCTAACTGCCTGGAAATAGCATGCCTGTTGCAGTACGGCGTGGCTCTGCAAGCTACGATACGAGAGCtgtcgaggccaagaagcatcTTAATGCAAAGGAGAAGCTCCCAAGCGAACCCGTTATCTCCAAGTCTAATAAGCATTCTGATGAGGCAAGTCAGGATGTGACTGATGATAACAATAACGCCACCCAATCTGCAGGTTCGTCCATTAGCAGAACAAATTCAGACGTCTCTCTTTACATGCCAATGCGCCGCCGCTCGGTCGTTCAAACTCCAGGCATAGCAACCAGGGCTCATCATTCCAACCCCCCAGTCTCAGCCAAGTCGAGTTTCCGCAAGAGTCTCCCAGCTACACCCTCTCAGTCCAGGCACAATTCGATAGAATCTGGCATGGGGAGACGCATGTCAATGCCTACGAAAATCCCTTCCCAGGCGAAATCCTCGGACCGAGCCGTAACGCCGGTCGAAGCTGACTATAAACAGCTAGGTGGTATGAAGTTTGGATCCCTACGCATCACAAACGGGGCCCCCGGAACTTCTCCAATGCCTGAGGATGACGTCAAACAGCAAGGGGCTTCTGAGTCGGCACTAGCAATCCCTCGGTCGGAATACTTTCATGAGCAAGCCAAAAACCCACTCAGATTGATGAATCAGGGCTCGACCATGACAGATGCCAATGAGCTAACGACGGGTGAGAAATCACTTACTTCTCGAGTCGCAAGCTGTGTTACCGAGTGTTTGAGCGATGCAGAAAAATCTAGAACAGGCGATGGCGGAATGTCTGGGAACGGGAATGCTGTCTCATTTCCGGTTGCTGAGGTTCTGGAAGTAAGGGAAGATCCAAATGCAAAGCCCTACCCCAAGAAAATGCAACTTGGACTCGAAAACAAAATGCTTAAAGGATTGTCAAGATCTGATAGTGGCTTCATTCCAAGTCCTTCGTCGGAGAAAACTCATCGCTCTGCGTCTCGAGTCGACAGTGGTTACAGTTCTAATGTCTCTCTTCGATCATTGCCCAGCCTGAGATCCGGTGTCACGGACAAGAACACAATGGCCTCCGAAAAGCTTGACGTGGACATGTCCGGGATGTGTTCGCCCTCGGATTCGAATTCGACTCGTACTTCTTCCTTAGTACCTTCTCAGACACATAACCGGCTGCCTATCCACCTTGAGGTCCCGTTGTCGTCGACAGACGATGATACCTCTTCGACTTGTCCAACAAGCCCCTCGAGTCCTGCTAGTCGTCCATTCTCGCCATTTAGTCGTGGTAGCCGCATGCGCCTCTCTTCGTTGAAATCAAACAAGAGTTTCGAGCCAAGGGTATCGAACACTGCGACAGCGCCAATCGTTCTATCCAAAGGAGACTTTCGGGAACAGTTGCCTTCGCCGGCCGCAGATGTTAGTCGTGATGGCAGTAAGATATACCGATTCCTGAATGGCTCCCGCAAGAAGAGATCCCTAAAGAAAGGGGAAGTGACTACGATCGAACAGGACGTCACTACCGATCCTTTAGGGCTAAAGACGGGCTCCATACCTAAACCCAACCGACCTTTGCTTCGAAAGGAGCCGAGCAAGGACACTCTGCATACTATTTTAAGTGTTGGGAGCCAGGATGCGATTGGGAGTACAAGGCGCGGGGAGGACGTAGCGCGGGGGGCCAAGAAGACCGTTGGCAAGAAGATGTCTCGACGTCAATCGTGGCGCCAATCTATTGCTCAGTTATTTGGTACTCGAAGCGCGGACGCTAGCCCTGCCTTGAGTTCCATACCTGAGCCTGCGCCCACACCAAGGCGCCCATCAACTGCTATGGAACTTACTTCTCGCCCTTTCAATGCGGCTCCCAGCCCTCGAGGTGTGAGCTCATGGTCATCTCGCCCAGCACCAAGAAAGGCTGCCAGTAGCTCTGGCAGCTTAGCTCTAGAAACCCGGAAGATGGCCAATAAGTCGAGCATACAGGAGAGCCGCGACAAGCCAGAGCTAGCTCATCTTCGCACGAATGTTTCCACACCTAGCTTGTCAGCGAAACGTCGATCATCACTGAGTCCATCTGCGCTTGAGGTGGATCAGACGCTGCGAACAAAGACTTCACCACCGGTGAGTATGCAGAATCGAGGCAGTAAGCCTCCCAAAGCAAAGTCACAGGCGCAAAATCGAGCTATGACACCTTCTTTCCCTATTAACTCCCGTCCGAGCGCTAGTCGTCGACTCTCGTTACCCCAAGATTATGGACGAATGACACCACACATCCGTCAGATCTCACATAGCCGCAGCGAGTCACGCAGCTCCAGTCGAGGCATGGTCATGAGTCCTACCGCGGGTTTAAGCTCCCAGCAAGTCAATGCTGTTCAACACTCCAGAGTTTTGTCATACTCGAGTAATGGTACGCAACAGAGTGGTCCTGCTGCCCAACAAGTCAAGCACCATCGGCGAGTATCAGCACCTGCGCAGCCGCACCAGATTGCCAACATGCCGCGCTCTCGGAGCAGCACTACACTTATACAgatacagcagcagcagatgctacagcaacaccaacaacgacGGCCTCGAACATCTGTCCAATCATGGGCCCCAATGGACATGCACAGCCTCAATCAGCAACTGCAGCAGAACTATATGATGCAGAACCAAGCTCTTGTCTATGGTGCACCAAACATGGTTCAACAATACCCAAACATCTATGTTACAAGCCCAGTCCCAAATCATCCTGTTCATGGTAGACAGGGTTCCCAGGGTGGGATGTATGTTCAAGATCCCCCTTTTCGGGTCCTCCACAGCTATAATTCTCCAGCATATCGAAACGTTCCTATATGGAGCCAGTAGCTCGGAGCCTCAACAGTTGGCTCGCTTAGTTCTTTGGTTTGATCGAGATACCATATATGATGAAAATGGTTTACAATTTCATTGACTCTTTTGCTCTCGGCGTTTTCGGGTAAAGGCAGCCTTTCCTTAGGTACTGGAATTGGCCCACAGCGTCCACACGCATTCCTTCGTTCATTCATTCAATCAGTCACACACTGTCTTTCATTCTAAGAAATTGCATGTACAATTTTACGGCCACATGGAAAGTGTTATCAGACTTGACAGCTACATCATCCAGAGCTGGAGCTTGTGTTAATCTTAGTAGTTTGTTGTTGAAAAGCATGGTCTGTTAGGCGATGCATGATTCAATATGCTAGCTTTACTATCTCACAGCGCATCATTGGCCCGCACGGAGAGAGGTGTTGATAGGAAATGCAATTCTCATAGTGCAAACCTATTTAATGACTTGGTGTCTCTATATCTCCGTTGAAACCATTTGACTATTGTGTGTATGA
Proteins encoded in this window:
- a CDS encoding related to SNF5-component of SWI/SNF transcription activator complex, with translation MGNEQSAESPRGHRKLSKPPHCSQASAAGLPYTATAVTPHREHFSNSYLVGSLPPAPNKASTTRRVAPGLGIAVPAGDASSPIQSPTCRDPMRDLESRTRSIQSEQPPILPACVNSSRTSSIAQDSSYRTLTRADSMPVAVRRGSASYDTRAVEAKKHLNAKEKLPSEPVISKSNKHSDEASQDVTDDNNNATQSAGSSISRTNSDVSLYMPMRRRSVVQTPGIATRAHHSNPPVSAKSSFRKSLPATPSQSRHNSIESGMGRRMSMPTKIPSQAKSSDRAVTPVEADYKQLGGMKFGSLRITNGAPGTSPMPEDDVKQQGASESALAIPRSEYFHEQAKNPLRLMNQGSTMTDANELTTGEKSLTSRVASCVTECLSDAEKSRTGDGGMSGNGNAVSFPVAEVLEVREDPNAKPYPKKMQLGLENKMLKGLSRSDSGFIPSPSSEKTHRSASRVDSGYSSNVSLRSLPSLRSGVTDKNTMASEKLDVDMSGMCSPSDSNSTRTSSLVPSQTHNRLPIHLEVPLSSTDDDTSSTCPTSPSSPASRPFSPFSRGSRMRLSSLKSNKSFEPRVSNTATAPIVLSKGDFREQLPSPAADVSRDGSKIYRFLNGSRKKRSLKKGEVTTIEQDVTTDPLGLKTGSIPKPNRPLLRKEPSKDTLHTILSVGSQDAIGSTRRGEDVARGAKKTVGKKMSRRQSWRQSIAQLFGTRSADASPALSSIPEPAPTPRRPSTAMELTSRPFNAAPSPRGVSSWSSRPAPRKAASSSGSLALETRKMANKSSIQESRDKPELAHLRTNVSTPSLSAKRRSSLSPSALEVDQTLRTKTSPPVSMQNRGSKPPKAKSQAQNRAMTPSFPINSRPSASRRLSLPQDYGRMTPHIRQISHSRSESRSSSRGMVMSPTAGLSSQQVNAVQHSRVLSYSSNGTQQSGPAAQQVKHHRRVSAPAQPHQIANMPRSRSSTTLIQIQQQQMLQQHQQRRPRTSVQSWAPMDMHSLNQQLQQNYMMQNQALVYGAPNMVQQYPNIYVTSPVPNHPVHGRQGSQGGMYVQDPPFRVLHSYNSPAYRNVPIWSQ